AAGAACAAAAAGCGTACCGCGGAAGCCGTTTTCCTCATTGCGGAGTCTTATAGGCACAAGGCTGACTGGCCGAAGGCCATTACCAAGTACGACGAATACGAACGCTATTTTGCCGATAACGATTCCATGCGTGCTGTAGAATATCAGCGTGCTTACTGCCTCTACCGCAACCAGGAATTCAATATCAGCCGATTTGCGCTGGAACCTGTCGTTGCCGACAAGAACCATCCCTATTATTTCCAGGGACTCAACTTGCTTTCGCTCTTGGATGAAAAGTCCGAAGCTCCGGAACAGGCTATCGCCGCTCTTGAAGCAGTGCTTGCCGATACAAGCGGAACCCCGTACATGAAGGGCAAGGCTCATTTCCGTTTGGCAGGGCTTTACTACAAGATGGAAAACTGGGACAAGGCCCATCAGCATTATAATGCCAAGGAAATCGAGAACCTGAACGATCGCGAACGCCAGACGGCGGGCGAGCAGTCGGCGGAATGCCTTGTGAACAAGAAGGAATATCTCAAGGCTGCAGATGAATTTAAGGAACTTTATAAAGTCGAAGCTTACGAAAAACAACGTGCGAATTACCTCGTGCGTATCGGTGAAATGACTCTCTTGGCGGGGCGCAATGCCGATGCTTTTGTGATTTTCAATAAGGTCAATACTGAGTATCCGAAAACGGTGCATTCTGCCCGGGCTTATTTCAACATGGGCGATTACGAGCAGACCAAGGTTCTGGATTACGAGCTTGCAATGCTGTATTACGATAGCTGCTATATTGCAAGGTCTATCAGCGAGTATGGCAAGAAGGCCCGTGAACGCCGCAACGCTTTAAGGCGCCTGGTCTCGATGCGCGATAAAAATGATGAACTTCGCGAGAGTAAGGATTCCATTCCCGACATGAAGTCTTTCTTCAATAACGAGTTCATGATTGCGGAACTCTTCTTGCTCAAGCTTTCTGAAGCCGATAGCGCTGTTGCAAGACTGACGAATGTGATTGAAAATTCTCCTGATACCGCTAACGTAATGCGGGCCGCTTATGCAAGGGCATTCATCTATGATGAATTCTTGCATGATCCGGATACAGCCGAAGAATATTACAAGGAAATCATCGAGAAGTATCCGAATACGGATTATGCTAAGCAGGCTCAAGCGAACTTGGGCTTG
Above is a window of Fibrobacter sp. UWB16 DNA encoding:
- a CDS encoding tetratricopeptide repeat protein, with translation MFAALLEGCTCCAYLNHMFNAERLYDEATELREARLDSVPDETQSYASGEEAQKYEKIIEKGSRVLERFPKNKKRTAEAVFLIAESYRHKADWPKAITKYDEYERYFADNDSMRAVEYQRAYCLYRNQEFNISRFALEPVVADKNHPYYFQGLNLLSLLDEKSEAPEQAIAALEAVLADTSGTPYMKGKAHFRLAGLYYKMENWDKAHQHYNAKEIENLNDRERQTAGEQSAECLVNKKEYLKAADEFKELYKVEAYEKQRANYLVRIGEMTLLAGRNADAFVIFNKVNTEYPKTVHSARAYFNMGDYEQTKVLDYELAMLYYDSCYIARSISEYGKKARERRNALRRLVSMRDKNDELRESKDSIPDMKSFFNNEFMIAELFLLKLSEADSAVARLTNVIENSPDTANVMRAAYARAFIYDEFLHDPDTAEEYYKEIIEKYPNTDYAKQAQANLGLRVTMKTREDEARERYMAAESLWTAASEMPVSKMDLVDSAYAHAFAAFDSVYKEFPQTQSGIQALYMKAIYYQMLPNMDSAVVIYRELSSKYGQTQWGKRAVYVLNTRLTTTDDDIARLRKRTAQNIESLNKKSAKYYEELNAKPEEKKAEVISKEDEILENTYNSMYDFE